A window of Zingiber officinale cultivar Zhangliang chromosome 5A, Zo_v1.1, whole genome shotgun sequence contains these coding sequences:
- the LOC121981578 gene encoding cinnamoyl-CoA reductase-like SNL6, with product MGVLRSTVSLEAEIEEMRAALQRSGESAKAAARKAGPGGFRLRVHGGENGGDERMVCVTGGISFVGFAIVNRLLDRGYTVRLALETQEDLDKLRETEMFGEMGRDGVWAVIANVMDLESLCHAFDGCTGVFHTSSVVDPAGLSGYTKHMADIEVRAAELVIEACVRTQSVKRCVFTSSLLACVWRVNTTLQNRRYPTIVDENCWSDQSVCCDKKLWYALGKMMAEKAAWRAARGRDVKLVTVCPALVIGPGIHQRNATSSIAYLKGALDLFREGLLATVNVEKVAEAHVSVYDGMSSTACGRYICYDRVIRRGEEAAELERQLGLPNRIPRDAQADNLTWFELSNRKLSRLLSSRRRCTYDTYLLSQD from the exons ATGGGGGTTTTGCGGAGCACGGTGAGCTTGGAGGCGGAGATCGAGGAGATGCGGGCGGCGCTGCAGCGGAGCGGAGAGAGCGCCAAGGCCGCCGCGCGGAAGGCCGGACCGGGGGGATTCCGGCTGAGGGTCCATGGCGGCGAGAATGGCGGCGACGAGAGGATGGTGTGCGTCACCGGCGGGATATCCTTCGTCGGCTTCGCCATCGTGAACCGCCTCCTGGATCGCGGCTACACCGTCCGCCTCGCCCTCGAAACGCAAG AGGACCTGGACAAGTTGCGGGAGACGGAGATGTTTGGGGAGATGGGGAGGGACGGAGTTTGGGCTGTGATAGCTAACGTGATGGACTTGGAAAGCTTGTGCCATGCGTTCGACGGGTGCACTGGCGTGTTCCACACCTCCAGCGTCGTCGATCCGGCAGGCCTCTCTGGCTACACG AAGCACATGGCAGACATAGAAGTTAGAGCAGCAGAACTTGTGATCGAAGCCTGTGTGAGAACCCAATCGGTCAAAAGATGTGTTTTCACTTCGTCTCTTTTAGCTTGCGTTTGGCGAGTGAATACCACTCTGCAGAACCGCCGCTACCCAACCATTGTCGACGAGAACTGCTGGAGCGATCAAAGTGTCTGTTGCGATAAAAAG CTATGGTATGCGCTGGGCAAGATGATGGCGGAGAAAGCAGCTTGGAGGGCGGCACGAGGAAGGGACGTGAAGCTAGTGACTGTTTGTCCAGCCCTGGTCATTGGGCCTGGTATTCACCAACGAAACGCTACTAGTTCGATCGCGTACCTGAAAG GTGCTCTGGACTTGTTCAGAGAAGGATTGCTCGCTACTGTGAACGTGGAGAAGGTAGCAGAGGCTCATGTATCAGTGTATGATGGGATGAGCAGCACTGCATGCGGGCGATACATATGCTATGATCGTGTCATCCGAAGGGGGGAAGAGGCTGCAGAATTAGAGCGGCAACTTGGTCTCCCAAACAGAATTCCAAGGGATGCACAGGCCGACAACCTGACTTGGTTCGAGCTCTCCAACAGGAAACTTTCCAGGCTATTATCTTCCAGGAGGAGATGCACATACGATACATATTTACTCTCGCAGGATTAG